Proteins encoded within one genomic window of Triticum aestivum cultivar Chinese Spring chromosome 2D, IWGSC CS RefSeq v2.1, whole genome shotgun sequence:
- the LOC123050993 gene encoding CCR4-NOT transcription complex subunit 9: MSLPSSPSLARGGKVGTEVVQASVDQKMTSMKHLVLNLGDPTLRERSLAELSQEVLRIYPALSPPTLTSAASTRVCNVIALFQCIASRPETRSPFIEADIPLYLYPFLHTVDKAQPFEQLRLATLGVIGALVKDENTEATEYVLQCETIPLCLNIMEMGNEPSKTVSTFILLKVLLSEVGLKQCCDTRGPFYAIAFALQKRVDSPDERPSARLLKCIIRCYLRLFDHRRGRAVLKTSLPGVLRNGTFNGYLMGDPSAQECLQKLLAAFHRCNGNTIVP, encoded by the exons ATGTCCCTGCCTTCATCTCCTTCTTTGGCGAGAGGCGGCAAAGTTGGCACCGAGGTGGTGCAAGCATCGGTGGACCAAAAGATGACATCGATGAAGCATCTCGTGCTCAACCTTGGCGACCCTACGCTACGCGAGAGATCCCTCGCAGAGCTCTCTCAG GAGGTTCTTCGAATCTACCCTGCACTTTCACCTCCAACTTTAACGTCGGCTGCATCAACCCGAGTCTGCAATGTGATTGCACTTTTTCAG TGCATTGCATCACGCCCTGAGACCAGAAGCCCTTTCATAGAAG CTGATATTCCATTGTACTTGTACCCATTCTTGCATACTGTCGACAAGGCCCAACCTTTTGAGCAGTTGCGGCTCGCCACTTTGGGTGTCATTGGTGCTCTAGTAAAG GATGAGAACACTGAAGCTACTGAGTATGTGCTCCAATGTGAAACCATTCCTTTGTGCTTGAACATCATGGAGATGGGCAATGAGCCTTCAAAAACC GTGTCCACTTTCATTCTCCTAAAGGTTCTGCTAAGCGAAGTTGGTTTGAAGCAATGTTGTGACACTCGCGGTCCTTTCTATGCTATTGCTTTTGCTTTACAAAAAAGGGTTGACTCACCAGATGAACGGCCTTCGGCAAGGTTGCTGAAGTGCATTATCCGGTGTTACCTTAGGCTATTTGATCATCGTAG GGGTCGTGCGGTGCTTAAAACAAGTCTTCCCGGCGTGCTACGAAATGGGACATTCAATGGCTACCTCATG GGGGATCCTTCAGCACAAGAATGTCTGCAGAAACTGTTGGCTGCCTTTCACCGCTGCAACGGCAACACCATCGTGCCATGA
- the LOC123050995 gene encoding protein AAR2 homolog: MASSGGGAAAARMDPEAATELARKGVTLLLLDVPQHTVLGLDTQVFSVGPRFRGIKMVPPGPHFLHYCSPSRHGNEFAPTVGFFLTTHPSQVVVRRWHAQEERLVTLSEEEEIRYSEAVKRFEFDDQLGPYNLDSFGDWKQLSSYLSHSVIERLEPIGGEITIALEASWMDRAPQTDMERRLMEQLREDKFAKKAPAQPERRGCYYTTIPASVKHRNISADELTLLNLDRTSLLETVLAKSYQGQEDLLLGELQFSFIAFMMGQSLEAFMQWKALVSLLLSCSEAPLHTRTQMFVKFIRVIYYQFKHGFQRTHDSRSSEDKGNSLFLDEAWFSRDIFLYRLSKDFLAVIFEAQVVDGDLLSWARKLKTLLETTFGWDLENNAANLIDEDDEFAPVVVEMDGS, from the exons ATGGCGAGCAGCGGGGGAGGCGCGGCTGCGGCGCGGATGGACCCCGAGGCGGCGACGGAGCTGGCGCGGAAGGGGGTCACGCTGCTGCTCCTCGACGTGCCCCAGCACACCGTCCTCGGCCTCGACACGCAG GTGTTCTCGGTGGGCCCCAGGTTCAGAGGGATCAAGATGGTGCCGCCAGGCCCGCATTTCCTCCACTACTGCTCCCCCAGCAG GCACGGGAATGAGTTCGCGCCGACAGTCGGATTCTTCCTTACTACTCACCCATCTCAG GTGGTCGTTCGAAGATGGCATGCTCAAGAGGAGAGACTAGTGACACTGTCAGAAGAGGAG GAAATCAGATACTCTGAAGCAGTAAAACGTTTCGAGTTCGATGATCAGCTTGGGCCATACAATTTGGATTCTTTTGGAGACTGGAAACAACTTTCAAGCTACTTGTCACACAGTGTCATTGAACGCCTTG AGCCAATTGGTGGAGAAATTACAATTGCATTGGAGGCATCATGGATGGATAGAGCTCCCCAAACAGATATGGAGAGACGATTGATGGAACAACTTAGAGAAGACAAATTTGCAAAGAAAGCCCCTGCACAGCCTGAGAGGAGAGGATGCTATTACACAACTATTCCCGCTTCGGTTAAGCACAGAAACATTTCTGCAGATGAGCTGACTTTGCTGAACTTGGACAGA ACAAGCTTGCTGGAGACTGTCCTGGCCAAAAGTTATCAAGGCCAAGAAGATTTACTCTTGGGGGAGCTGCAGTTCTCTTTCATAGCGTTTATG ATGGGACAGTCGCTGGAGGCGTTTATGCAGTGGAAAGCATTAGTCAGTCTTCTTTTGAGCTGCAGTGAAGCT CCACTTCATACAAGGACGCAAATGTTTGTAAAG TTTATAAGGGTTATTTACTATCAATTCAAGCATGGCTTTCAACGCACACATGATTCCAGAAGTAGTGAAGACAAGGGCAACTCTTTGTTTCTGGATGAAGCATGGTTCTCAAGAGACATATTTCTTTACCGGCTTTCCAAG GATTTCTTAGCGGTAATATTTGAAGCTCAAGTCGTGGATGGAGACCTTCTGTCGTGG GCTAGGAAACTTAAGACGCTCTTGGAGACCACGTTCGGATGGGATCTCGAGAACAATGCGGCGAACCTTATCGATGAGGACGACGAG TTTGCTCCGGTGGTCGTGGAAATGGACGGCTCCTAG